Proteins encoded in a region of the Rutidosis leptorrhynchoides isolate AG116_Rl617_1_P2 chromosome 9, CSIRO_AGI_Rlap_v1, whole genome shotgun sequence genome:
- the LOC139868445 gene encoding uncharacterized protein, translated as MGGSETPTHHHHWCQDLNIKQRFTYVAHPQANGQCEVTNRDIVHAIKARLGMKRSGWVDELPKVLWAHRMTHKNSRGETPFSLFIGSEVVILAEITVPTERILSYSEGENDERLRTNLNYAEERSELATIREATNKQRITKYYDKRVQARTCKVGDLVWRDNQACRAQNIGKLGPN; from the exons ATGGGTGGAAGCGAAACCCCTACGCACCATCACCA CTGGTGTCAGGATTTGAACATCAAGCAACGTTTCACTTACGTTGCACACCCTCAGGCTAATGGCCAATGTGAGGTTACGAACAGGGATATTGTACACGCCATCAAAGCAAGGTTAGGAATGAAGCGCAGCGGATGGGTGGATGAGTTACCCAAAGTCCTATGGGCACACAGAATGACGCACAAGAACAGCAGAGGAGAAACACCGTTTAGTTTGTTTATCGGTTCGGAGGTGGTAATCCTGGCAGAAATAACCGTCCCAACAGAAAGAATTTTGTCATATAGTGAGGGTGAAAATGATGAAAGGCTTCGCACCAATTTGAATTATGCGGAGGAGCGCAGTGAATTGGCTACAATCCGCGAAGCCACCAACAAACAGCGCATTACAAAATATTACGACAAGCGCGTGCAGGCAAGGACATGCAAGGTAGGAGATCTTGTGTGGCGCGACAACCAAGCATGCAGGGCCCAAAACATTGGGAAGTTGGGGCCAAACTAG